The following DNA comes from Mucilaginibacter jinjuensis.
ATTATGCTGGGTTTTAGCTTTATGCTGGTTTTCCACGTGTGGATGTGCTTTTTGTTCGATACTCAGGCCAATGCTTCAGAGTTCATTATTCCGCTGATTGTGCAGGGTTTAGGTGCAGGGCTGTTAATGGCACCGCTTATCATTTTTACCGTATCATCGGTGCCAACCCATTTGGGTAGTACGGCATCAGCAACAGGTGTGTTCTTTAGGTTCGCGGGTTTTTGCTCGAGTATTGCGTTTATCAATTACTTCTCGTTGTTTAAGCAAAGCGGGCATTTCAATCGCTTTCAGCAATCAATTTCTGATGCCGATCCTGTTACTGTACAACGTATCGCCGGATATAAACAAGCGCTAATGGGCCGTGGTATGGCGGCCGATCAGGCTGCTAAAGCTGCCAATGGACTGGTAGTTCGCTCCGTAAATGCACAAACCTTAATGCGTTACAGTATGGATTATTACCAACTGATTAGCTGGGTAATTTTGGTTGTCATTTTACTGGTTGCTATTTATCCGTACATTAACCGTACTAAAATAAACCTGGAAGGTAATCAACCAGCTCCGGCTTCCTATTAAAAATTTATTATCCCATAGCTGTAACTAACAGGTAAATAAGCTCGTACTAATAACTATTAACTAAACTAAAAACCGAAGGGGTTATGAGCATTGCTCATAACCCCTTCATCGTATTTTCGCCGTGGTTGTTGTTGTCACCAACAATTACAGGCTTTACTTACCAACCGGTTTCAAAGTAGCTTTCACCTCACCGCAATCAGGCATCGTTTTACCATAGTATGGGTTTTCAATGGCAGATTTTTCGCTGATCCAGTATGCTTTCTTCATTGGGCAGTACTGCTCGTAAAGCACGGTGCTATTAGCTTTTAAGCCGCTTAGTACAGTGTACATATTTTTAGATAAGCTTTCAAAATGCTCGCGCTGGTGATCTATGGCACTTGATTCGCTGATATGGCGGCTATCAAATTGCAATTTCTCCAGGTTAGCTGCTAATAATTTTTGTTGATCTGGTTTCAAGCTTTTATCAACCGGGGCTGATAATGCGGTTAATAAAGCAGCAGCTTTGGCCTTTGCAGCGGTGGCATCGCTGGCTACTAAGGCATTCTTTAGCCCCAAATAAGCCTGAGTTATTTTATCGACAGATGTATTGGCTTGTGCATTAGCTACTAATACTGCGCATGCCAGTAGCAGAGATAGTGAAAGAGTTTTTATTGTTTTCATGGTTTGTGTAATCTGATTAATTGTGAACGTAAATATGTTAAGAACATTTTAATAAACCAATATCGATCTATAAATACAGCTGCAAAGCTTAAATAAGTCCCCCTTGTGTTGCATTGTAAAATGTATATCTTAGCATCAGCATGGAAGCTAAAAACAACCCCAAAACCATCCGCGCCTGGGCTATGTTCGATTGGGCAAACTCATCGTACAACCTGGTTATCACTTCAACTATTTTCCCGGCTTATTTTACAGCTATAACCACCACCAAAGAGCATGGCGATGTGGTTACATTTTTCGGCCACCAATTCATCAACACCGCTTTATCTAACTATGTATTAGCCGCAGCCTACCTGTTAGTAGTATTAATGCTACCGATATTAACTTCGATAGCCGACTATAAAGGCAATAAGAAAAGCTACATGCAATTCTTTACCCTGATGGGGGGTATTGCCTGCTGCGGTCTCTATTTCTTCAAATTAAATACGCTCGAAACCGGAATGATCTGCTTCGGTATTGCGGCTATTGGCTACTGTGGAGGATTTGTATTTTATAACTCATACCTGCCTCAAATTGCCACACTCGATAAGCAGGATGCAGTTAGTGCCAAAGGTTTTACTTACGGCTATATCGGCAGTGTTATTTTACAGATCATCTGCTTTGTATTTGTATTATCGCCCAAAACGTTTGGCATTACAGATGCTACTTTCCCGGCACGGTTATCATTTTTATTGGTAGGTATCTGGTGGATTGGTTTCGCACAGATTCCTTTCGCGGGTTTACCAAAAGGTGTGCCCAATGCTTCGGTATCACCTAACTATAATGTAATTAGCGGTGGTTTTAAAGAACTGGGCCATGTTTGGAAAAACGTTATGCAAATGCCACTGCTTAAACGTTACCTGCCTGCTTTCTTTTTTTACTCAATGGGCGTACAAACCATCATGCTGGTAGCAGCTAATTTTGGTGCTAAAGAATTAAAGTTGCCGGAAACCAGCCTTATTGGGGTCATTTTGGTAATCCAGATTGTAGCCATTGGTGGCGCTACGCTAATGTCGAAACTCTCTGATAAATACGGTAACGTTAAGGTATTAATAGGGGTAGTATTCATTTGGATCTGCGCTTGTATCGCTGCTTATTTAACAACCAATGCCATGCAATTTTACGCGCTTGCTGTTGTAGTTGGTTTAATAATGGGAGGGATCCAATCGCTGTCACGTTCTACTTATTCTAAATTTTTACCGCAAGATATTACCGATACGGCATCCTACTTCAGCTTTTATGATGTTACCGAGAAACTGGCCATTGTAATCGGTTTATTTTGCTTCGGTTTTGTGGAGTCGTTAACCCACAGCATGCGTAATTCAGCGCTTATACTGGCTATATTTTTTATTGTCGGGATGATTTTGTTATTTTCATTGCTGGCTGCTGAGAAGAAAAATCATAAAAATTCGGAACTTA
Coding sequences within:
- a CDS encoding MFS transporter, translating into MEAKNNPKTIRAWAMFDWANSSYNLVITSTIFPAYFTAITTTKEHGDVVTFFGHQFINTALSNYVLAAAYLLVVLMLPILTSIADYKGNKKSYMQFFTLMGGIACCGLYFFKLNTLETGMICFGIAAIGYCGGFVFYNSYLPQIATLDKQDAVSAKGFTYGYIGSVILQIICFVFVLSPKTFGITDATFPARLSFLLVGIWWIGFAQIPFAGLPKGVPNASVSPNYNVISGGFKELGHVWKNVMQMPLLKRYLPAFFFYSMGVQTIMLVAANFGAKELKLPETSLIGVILVIQIVAIGGATLMSKLSDKYGNVKVLIGVVFIWICACIAAYLTTNAMQFYALAVVVGLIMGGIQSLSRSTYSKFLPQDITDTASYFSFYDVTEKLAIVIGLFCFGFVESLTHSMRNSALILAIFFIVGMILLFSLLAAEKKNHKNSELSGL
- a CDS encoding DUF3347 domain-containing protein, which produces MKTIKTLSLSLLLACAVLVANAQANTSVDKITQAYLGLKNALVASDATAAKAKAAALLTALSAPVDKSLKPDQQKLLAANLEKLQFDSRHISESSAIDHQREHFESLSKNMYTVLSGLKANSTVLYEQYCPMKKAYWISEKSAIENPYYGKTMPDCGEVKATLKPVGK